A single window of Betaproteobacteria bacterium DNA harbors:
- the folD gene encoding bifunctional methylenetetrahydrofolate dehydrogenase/methenyltetrahydrofolate cyclohydrolase FolD, with product MSVTIMDGIAVSKAIRAQWKERVDALKEQGVTPGLAVILVGDNPASQVYVRYKVKACGVMGLHSELHPFPADVSEQTVLAKIAELNRSPKIHGILVQLPLPPQIDNTKVLEAISVEKDADGFHLYNLGALVAGGTVFPPCTPYGVMALLDHYRIPIEGCNAVVIGRSNIVGKPMALMLLARSATVSICTSKTRDLRQYTSIADILVVATGKPKMVTGDMIKPGVVVVDVGINRMPDGKLAGDVDFDSAKEKASYITPVPGGVGPMTVTMLLANTVQAAERFAAKSLNARADQVGAGSKVAALE from the coding sequence ATGAGCGTCACCATCATGGACGGCATCGCCGTGTCGAAGGCTATCCGCGCGCAGTGGAAAGAACGTGTCGACGCTCTCAAGGAGCAGGGTGTAACGCCAGGCCTGGCGGTAATCCTGGTCGGCGACAACCCGGCTTCGCAGGTCTACGTGCGCTACAAGGTCAAGGCCTGCGGCGTCATGGGGCTGCATTCCGAACTCCACCCGTTTCCGGCGGATGTGTCCGAGCAAACGGTACTGGCAAAGATCGCCGAACTCAATCGCAGCCCGAAGATCCACGGCATTCTGGTGCAACTGCCGCTGCCGCCGCAAATCGACAATACCAAGGTACTGGAAGCGATCTCGGTGGAAAAAGACGCCGACGGCTTCCATCTCTACAATCTCGGCGCGCTGGTTGCCGGCGGTACGGTATTCCCGCCTTGCACGCCGTACGGCGTGATGGCGTTGCTCGATCACTATCGCATTCCGATCGAAGGTTGCAACGCCGTGGTGATTGGCCGCAGCAACATCGTCGGTAAGCCGATGGCGCTGATGCTGCTGGCGCGCAGCGCGACGGTGTCGATCTGCACATCGAAGACACGCGACCTCAGGCAATACACTTCGATCGCCGACATTCTGGTGGTTGCGACCGGCAAGCCGAAGATGGTCACGGGAGACATGATCAAACCCGGTGTTGTCGTTGTCGATGTCGGCATCAACCGCATGCCCGACGGAAAGCTGGCGGGCGATGTGGATTTCGATAGCGCGAAGGAAAAGGCGTCCTACATCACGCCCGTTCCGGGTGGCGTGGGCCCGATGACCGTCACGATGCTGCTGGCGAATACCGTGCAGGCTGCGGAGCGATTCGCTGCGAAATCGCTCAACGCCCGTGCGGATCAGGTCGGTGCCGGGTCCAAGGTCGCTGCTCTGGAATAA
- the amrS gene encoding AmmeMemoRadiSam system radical SAM enzyme, translating into MGGTGNDVTAAEALYPGRWWHMLGDGRLQCDLCPRDCRLHEGQRGACFVRQRIDDRMVLTTYGRSSGFCLDPIEKKPLNHFFPGSSVLSFGTAGCNLACKFCQNWDISKSRDMDRLMDLADPDRIAAAAEAAGSKSVAFTYNDPVIFAEYAMDVADACHARGIRTVAVTAGYMHDAPRREFYAKMDAANVDLKGFTDEFYVKLTGSTLQPVLDTLKYLRHETDVWFEVTTLLIPTKNDSDEELVQLSRWMSTELGTDVPLHFTAFHPDYKLDNLPPTPASTLTRAREIAIGEGLKYVYTGNVHDIEGGTTFCSGCGTGLIVRDWHRILIYRVSAEGRCTSCGRAIAGRFGKFEKPFGPRRIPVSIRA; encoded by the coding sequence ATGGGCGGAACCGGAAACGACGTGACCGCAGCCGAAGCGCTGTATCCCGGGCGCTGGTGGCATATGCTCGGGGACGGCAGGCTGCAGTGCGATCTGTGTCCGCGAGACTGCAGGCTGCATGAAGGCCAGCGCGGCGCATGCTTCGTGCGCCAGCGCATCGACGACCGCATGGTGCTGACCACGTACGGCCGATCGTCGGGGTTTTGCCTCGACCCGATCGAGAAAAAGCCGCTGAACCATTTTTTCCCCGGCTCGAGCGTGTTGTCCTTCGGCACCGCCGGCTGCAACCTGGCGTGCAAGTTCTGCCAGAACTGGGACATCTCCAAGTCGCGCGACATGGACCGGTTGATGGACCTCGCGGATCCCGACCGGATTGCCGCGGCTGCCGAGGCCGCCGGCAGCAAGAGCGTCGCGTTCACCTACAACGATCCGGTCATCTTTGCCGAGTACGCGATGGATGTCGCGGATGCGTGTCACGCTCGCGGGATACGCACGGTGGCCGTCACGGCGGGCTACATGCACGACGCGCCCAGGCGCGAGTTCTACGCGAAGATGGATGCGGCCAATGTCGACCTCAAGGGATTTACCGACGAGTTCTACGTCAAGCTCACCGGCTCAACCCTGCAACCGGTACTCGATACGCTCAAATACCTGCGTCACGAAACCGACGTCTGGTTCGAGGTCACCACGCTGCTGATTCCGACGAAAAACGATTCCGACGAGGAGTTGGTTCAGCTATCGAGGTGGATGTCGACGGAACTGGGCACGGACGTGCCCCTGCATTTCACGGCCTTTCATCCGGACTACAAACTCGACAACCTGCCACCCACGCCCGCATCCACGCTTACGCGTGCGCGAGAAATCGCCATTGGAGAGGGATTGAAATACGTCTACACCGGCAACGTGCACGACATCGAAGGCGGAACCACGTTTTGTTCCGGCTGCGGCACCGGTCTGATCGTGCGCGACTGGCATCGGATCCTGATCTACCGGGTTTCGGCAGAAGGGCGTTGCACCAGCTGCGGCAGGGCGATCGCGGGCCGCTTCGGCAAGTTCGAAAAACCCTTCGGTCCGCGGCGCATTCCGGTTTCCATCCGCGCCTGA
- a CDS encoding molybdopterin-dependent oxidoreductase, translated as MGVIGEPGVSSKLRIVHVACPHDCPDGCSMRVTVDTASGRAIKVEGDRTHPVTRGYLCNKVNHYLDLVYNDKRVLYPHRRVGPKGAGAKFQRIGWDEALNEIAVRLKAVISEYGAEAVQPFSYSGTLGMLGFFGMGERFFNKMGAARLERTICTAAGAAAEMHTFGRVGDANIEDLPDMEVVILWGTNLVSTGVHAMPFVNAARDNGAKIIAIDPRVTRTTAFADWHIQPRPGTDAALALGMMKVIVDRGLHDVDFLERHTLGWKKLLDERLPEYTLDRVEAITGIPAADVEKLALLYGGTKQSFIRVNWGIQRHDNGGMMTRAIKLLPAITGAMRGKGGVCMSTGGEMRRVDMRKLQGTYLLEGRTPRTINMIQLGNALNDSALDPPIKALFCWNADPANCVPDTTAARKGMSRDDLFMVVHDTFWCDSASYADIVLPADTALEHMDLLPAYGNYYYTLSEQAIGKQGESLDNQEMFRRLAKAMGYDDPCFSQSDENMIRELIDPKVNPLFEGITYDGLKRNGWARANVDSPRRWGINSGKWPTPSGKIEIYSEALAKLGVDPLPMHLPEQEGFESLEAKKKFPLQVISAATHYFIGSSFQHVPRLQEMLARPTFEISTRDAKARGIQDGDDCRLFNDRGEVFGHALIVDGLLSGVIGAQKQLQGSKMRGGVNINALTSQRESDMGRGPVFYSTLAQIEKAKKD; from the coding sequence ATGGGCGTAATCGGCGAACCGGGCGTTTCCAGCAAACTGCGGATAGTGCACGTCGCCTGTCCGCATGACTGTCCCGACGGTTGCTCCATGCGGGTTACCGTGGACACAGCCTCCGGGCGCGCGATCAAGGTGGAGGGCGACCGGACGCACCCGGTGACACGCGGCTATCTCTGCAACAAGGTCAATCATTATCTCGACCTGGTCTACAACGACAAACGCGTGCTTTATCCGCACCGTCGCGTCGGACCGAAAGGTGCCGGCGCGAAATTCCAGCGTATCGGCTGGGACGAAGCGCTCAACGAAATCGCAGTAAGACTCAAGGCGGTGATCTCGGAGTACGGCGCCGAGGCCGTCCAGCCGTTTTCCTATTCCGGCACGCTCGGCATGCTTGGTTTTTTCGGCATGGGCGAACGTTTCTTCAACAAGATGGGCGCCGCGCGCCTCGAGCGCACGATCTGCACTGCAGCCGGGGCCGCAGCCGAAATGCACACTTTCGGTCGCGTGGGCGACGCCAACATCGAAGACTTGCCGGATATGGAGGTCGTGATCCTCTGGGGTACGAACCTGGTGTCCACCGGGGTGCATGCGATGCCGTTCGTGAATGCGGCGCGCGACAACGGCGCAAAGATCATCGCGATCGATCCGCGTGTGACGCGGACCACTGCGTTCGCGGACTGGCATATTCAGCCGCGCCCCGGTACCGACGCGGCGCTGGCGCTCGGGATGATGAAAGTCATCGTCGATCGCGGCCTGCACGATGTGGATTTTCTCGAACGCCATACCTTGGGCTGGAAAAAGCTGCTGGACGAGCGCCTGCCGGAGTACACGCTGGATCGCGTCGAAGCGATCACCGGCATTCCCGCGGCCGATGTCGAAAAACTGGCATTGCTCTACGGCGGGACAAAACAGTCCTTCATACGGGTGAACTGGGGCATCCAGCGCCATGACAACGGCGGCATGATGACCCGCGCCATCAAGCTGCTGCCGGCGATCACCGGCGCGATGCGCGGCAAGGGCGGCGTGTGCATGTCGACCGGAGGAGAAATGCGGCGCGTGGATATGCGCAAGTTGCAGGGCACTTACCTGCTCGAAGGGCGCACGCCGCGTACTATCAACATGATCCAGCTCGGCAATGCGCTCAACGATTCCGCTCTCGATCCGCCAATCAAGGCGTTGTTCTGCTGGAACGCCGATCCGGCCAATTGCGTTCCCGACACCACCGCGGCTCGCAAGGGCATGTCCCGCGACGATTTGTTTATGGTGGTGCACGACACCTTCTGGTGCGATTCCGCGTCTTACGCCGACATCGTGCTGCCGGCCGATACGGCACTCGAACATATGGATCTGCTCCCGGCCTATGGGAACTACTACTACACCCTGTCCGAGCAGGCGATCGGGAAACAGGGCGAGAGCCTCGACAACCAGGAAATGTTCCGCCGGCTGGCAAAGGCGATGGGTTACGACGATCCCTGCTTTTCGCAGTCCGACGAGAACATGATCCGCGAACTGATCGATCCCAAGGTCAATCCGCTATTCGAGGGCATTACCTACGACGGATTGAAACGCAACGGCTGGGCGAGGGCCAACGTCGATTCTCCGCGCCGCTGGGGTATCAACAGCGGCAAGTGGCCGACTCCGTCGGGCAAGATCGAGATCTACTCGGAGGCGCTGGCCAAACTCGGCGTGGACCCCTTGCCGATGCATCTGCCGGAGCAGGAGGGATTCGAAAGCCTGGAGGCGAAGAAAAAATTTCCGCTGCAAGTGATCAGCGCCGCGACTCATTACTTCATTGGCTCGAGTTTTCAGCATGTGCCGCGCCTGCAGGAAATGCTCGCGCGTCCGACCTTCGAGATCAGCACGCGGGACGCTAAGGCGCGCGGCATCCAGGATGGCGACGACTGCCGGTTATTCAACGACCGCGGCGAGGTCTTTGGCCATGCATTGATCGTCGACGGCCTGCTGTCCGGCGTGATCGGTGCCCAAAAGCAACTGCAAGGCTCGAAAATGCGCGGCGGGGTCAACATCAACGCGCTGACCAGCCAGCGCGAGTCCGATATGGGCAGAGGGCCGGTGTTCTATTCGACGCTGGCGCAGATCGAAAAAGCAAAGAAGGACTGA